In Candidatus Babeliales bacterium, the following proteins share a genomic window:
- a CDS encoding M3 family metallopeptidase codes for MKKLLLTALSIALIAGSYIFFSKHAQARTVDYTNFTVEDIPYIFPKTPGELNSLINDSMPKMKQAVATILAIPDNDRTWENTIYALEKAGYFFSIPSAIASVIKSTSSDEKMRETAREKLLEVSDFSIDLLGQNVELYNAIKAYYEGNAKKENLSKDQQYFLDEMMKDYKRSGIDKPLEIREQIKKINKELSEISLAFSKNVDGSQRSIEVTREELAGLDDRFIEGLEKTGDNTYKLTTAYPIYFPVIENATLAATREKLWREFVQRAYPENMEVLKKLIAKRDELAKLLGYQTYAALNIDGEMAETPERAQAFLDDLGKRAQVKEDKEFKQLSSDLPELVKLSPNNKFYPWDRAHAQAVYEKKHFNIDQRKIAEYFPLESTIKGLLDIYRAFLGVDFKELPAGEYWDPEIKLVEVSSRETGAILGYLLLDLHPRFNKYCHACQMTVIPGLISPEGKRQPALAVVLSNFPKATATEPSLLELDDVRTFFHEFGHALHTILGATKLPSTSGTNVKTDFVEMPSQMLEEWLWDPAILKQLSKHYKTGAPLPDELIKTLVEQKNFSSGAANMRQIYIANLALKLFSSGPDPDIENVTKSLFEKMRKYSEYSPDDHFVAAFGHLTGYGARYYGYLWSKVFALDLFNYIKERGLLDSEVGKRYVDKVLGKGGSADPNELLKDFLGREPNSNAFFKDLGL; via the coding sequence ATGAAGAAATTATTATTAACCGCTTTAAGCATTGCGCTCATTGCAGGCTCGTATATATTTTTCAGCAAGCATGCGCAAGCGCGTACCGTCGATTATACGAATTTCACAGTCGAAGACATCCCCTATATTTTTCCAAAAACGCCCGGTGAGTTGAACAGCTTAATTAATGATTCTATGCCGAAAATGAAACAAGCAGTTGCCACAATTTTGGCGATTCCTGATAATGATCGTACTTGGGAAAATACCATTTATGCGCTGGAAAAAGCGGGCTATTTTTTTTCAATACCCTCAGCTATTGCTAGCGTTATTAAGTCGACTTCAAGTGATGAAAAAATGCGTGAAACAGCGCGGGAAAAATTGCTTGAGGTGAGCGATTTTTCTATTGATTTACTCGGGCAGAATGTAGAACTTTATAATGCTATAAAGGCGTACTACGAAGGTAATGCAAAAAAAGAGAACTTATCTAAAGATCAGCAGTACTTTCTTGATGAAATGATGAAGGACTATAAACGATCAGGTATTGATAAGCCGTTGGAAATACGTGAGCAAATAAAAAAGATTAATAAAGAGCTGAGCGAGATCTCATTGGCGTTCAGCAAAAACGTTGATGGCTCACAGCGCTCGATAGAAGTGACGCGCGAAGAGCTTGCAGGGTTGGATGATCGATTTATTGAGGGGCTAGAAAAAACTGGGGATAATACGTATAAGTTAACCACCGCTTATCCGATTTATTTTCCTGTTATTGAAAATGCTACGTTAGCTGCTACCAGAGAAAAATTATGGAGAGAGTTTGTTCAGCGTGCATATCCGGAAAATATGGAAGTGCTCAAAAAACTTATCGCTAAACGTGATGAGCTTGCAAAATTACTTGGCTATCAGACGTATGCAGCACTCAACATCGACGGAGAAATGGCAGAAACTCCTGAGCGTGCGCAAGCATTTTTAGATGATCTTGGTAAGCGTGCGCAAGTAAAAGAGGACAAGGAATTTAAACAGCTGAGTTCAGATTTACCAGAATTGGTAAAATTGAGCCCAAACAATAAATTCTATCCTTGGGATCGGGCACACGCGCAAGCTGTGTACGAAAAAAAGCATTTTAATATTGATCAGCGAAAAATTGCGGAATATTTTCCACTCGAAAGCACTATTAAGGGATTGCTAGATATTTATCGAGCATTTTTAGGGGTTGATTTTAAAGAATTGCCAGCAGGAGAGTATTGGGATCCTGAAATTAAGCTTGTTGAAGTTTCTTCAAGAGAAACTGGCGCTATTTTGGGATATTTGCTTTTAGATTTGCATCCCAGATTTAATAAATATTGCCACGCTTGCCAAATGACCGTTATACCAGGATTGATAAGCCCTGAAGGAAAACGTCAACCAGCATTGGCGGTTGTTCTTTCGAATTTTCCAAAAGCAACAGCAACCGAACCATCGCTTTTGGAACTGGATGATGTGCGGACCTTCTTTCATGAGTTTGGCCACGCGCTGCACACTATTTTGGGTGCAACTAAATTACCCTCAACATCTGGCACAAACGTAAAAACCGATTTTGTAGAAATGCCATCGCAAATGCTTGAAGAATGGCTTTGGGATCCAGCAATTCTCAAGCAACTCAGCAAGCATTATAAAACAGGGGCGCCACTACCTGATGAACTTATCAAGACGCTTGTTGAACAAAAGAATTTTTCGTCTGGTGCGGCAAACATGCGCCAAATTTATATAGCAAATCTTGCGCTAAAACTTTTTAGTTCTGGCCCGGATCCTGATATTGAGAACGTAACCAAATCTCTTTTTGAAAAAATGCGCAAATATAGCGAATATTCTCCTGACGATCATTTTGTTGCTGCATTTGGGCATTTAACCGGATACGGTGCCCGCTATTACGGCTATTTATGGTCTAAAGTATTTGCGCTCGACCTATTTAATTATATAAAAGAACGTGGGTTACTCGATTCTGAAGTTGGAAAACGTTACGTTGATAAAGTTTTAGGCAAGGGCGGCAGCGCGGATCCAAATGAATTGCTGAAAGATTTTCTCGGCCGCGAACCGAACAGTAATGCGTTCTTTAAAGATTTGGGATTATAA
- a CDS encoding M3 family metallopeptidase — protein MNKLVLSIVGVAGIIGTGLYAKRLFGKSVDYTNFSAEDIPTIFPQTVASLDEMAAYAIQNAHQAVARILAIPDNKRTFENTIKALDRASRYDFSIPMNIMYVVKSTYDDAAMREASQKQLLEMANISLDLFDQNVDLYRACKAYYDGAAKSENLTTEERYLLDELMKSFSRSGLDKSEEIRSQIKTLNKELTALELEFDKHINEDNRFIEVSREELAGMDEKFIDQLEKTAQGNYKLTVDYPIYFPVMDHCTVATTRKKLWREFVNRAHPKNNQVLQTIILKRHQLANLLGYQSYAAYNIDNEMAQTPERVQDFLNDVVRRAHQKEQQEFELLRSDLPSSVTLSSNQKFYPWDRAHCLATFQKKHFNLDKREIAHYFPMAETLKGLLDIYRAFLGVEFKELPATGLWCTDVQLIQVSSKEDGSILGYLILDLYPRPNKYSHACEITVVPTLKKNDGQQPALAVVLANFPKPSNDRPSLLEHGDVQTFFHEFGHAIHEIIGSTNFASTAGTNVKRDFVELPSQMLEHWLWDKDILKQLSKHYQTGAPLPDELIDALIEQKNFASGHHVQRQIYLANLSLSLYNAGANADIQGLTKSLSESIRKNIEFDDEDNFCSAFGHLTGYGARYYGYMWSNVFALDMFYHIKERGLLNPEIGKRYIQCVIGKGGSADPNELLRDFLGREPNSDAFFKDLGL, from the coding sequence ATGAATAAATTAGTTTTGAGTATTGTTGGTGTTGCAGGAATTATTGGTACTGGGTTATATGCAAAACGCCTTTTTGGAAAATCAGTTGATTACACAAATTTTAGCGCAGAAGATATCCCGACTATTTTTCCGCAAACCGTTGCTTCTTTGGATGAAATGGCCGCATACGCAATACAGAATGCGCATCAAGCGGTTGCCAGAATTTTAGCCATTCCTGATAATAAACGCACTTTTGAAAATACGATCAAAGCACTCGATCGTGCTTCTCGCTACGATTTTTCAATTCCGATGAACATCATGTATGTGGTTAAGTCTACCTACGACGACGCGGCAATGCGTGAAGCATCGCAAAAGCAACTTCTTGAGATGGCAAACATTTCTTTGGATTTATTTGACCAGAATGTGGATCTCTATCGAGCGTGCAAAGCATACTATGATGGTGCTGCTAAATCTGAAAATCTAACAACCGAAGAGCGTTATCTCCTTGATGAATTGATGAAAAGCTTTTCACGAAGTGGCCTTGATAAATCTGAAGAAATACGTAGTCAGATAAAAACTCTCAATAAAGAACTGACGGCGCTTGAGCTTGAATTTGATAAACATATAAATGAAGATAATCGCTTTATCGAAGTTTCGCGCGAAGAACTTGCGGGAATGGATGAAAAATTTATTGATCAGCTGGAAAAGACAGCGCAGGGTAATTATAAATTAACGGTCGATTATCCGATCTATTTTCCCGTTATGGATCATTGTACCGTTGCAACAACAAGAAAAAAATTATGGCGCGAATTCGTAAACCGCGCGCACCCTAAAAATAATCAGGTGCTTCAAACAATAATTCTCAAGCGGCATCAACTTGCCAATTTGCTCGGGTATCAAAGCTATGCTGCATACAATATTGATAATGAAATGGCTCAAACACCAGAGCGTGTTCAGGATTTTTTAAATGACGTTGTTCGGCGCGCGCATCAAAAAGAACAACAAGAATTTGAGCTACTTCGTTCAGATTTACCATCATCTGTAACGCTCAGTAGTAACCAGAAATTTTACCCTTGGGATCGTGCACATTGTCTTGCGACGTTCCAAAAAAAGCATTTCAATCTTGATAAGCGAGAAATAGCTCATTATTTTCCAATGGCCGAAACACTCAAAGGTTTGCTGGATATTTATCGGGCGTTCTTGGGGGTGGAATTCAAGGAATTACCGGCAACAGGTTTATGGTGCACAGATGTACAGCTGATTCAAGTATCATCAAAAGAAGATGGAAGCATATTGGGTTATTTAATCTTGGATTTGTACCCACGGCCCAATAAATATTCTCATGCGTGCGAAATAACGGTTGTGCCAACGCTCAAAAAAAATGATGGCCAGCAACCTGCGCTTGCCGTCGTTCTTGCAAATTTCCCCAAACCATCTAATGATCGGCCGTCATTGCTGGAGCATGGAGATGTTCAAACATTCTTTCATGAGTTTGGTCACGCGATTCACGAAATAATAGGATCAACCAATTTTGCCTCAACGGCGGGAACAAATGTAAAACGAGATTTTGTTGAGCTGCCATCTCAAATGCTTGAGCATTGGTTGTGGGATAAAGATATTTTGAAACAACTCAGTAAGCATTATCAAACGGGTGCGCCACTGCCCGACGAACTCATTGATGCGTTGATTGAGCAAAAGAATTTTGCAAGCGGTCATCATGTTCAGCGGCAAATTTATCTAGCAAATCTTTCTCTAAGTTTATATAATGCAGGCGCTAATGCTGATATTCAGGGACTCACAAAAAGTCTTTCAGAATCAATTCGAAAAAATATTGAATTCGACGATGAAGATAATTTTTGCAGTGCATTCGGCCATCTGACCGGGTATGGAGCACGATATTATGGCTACATGTGGTCCAACGTTTTTGCGCTCGATATGTTTTATCATATTAAAGAACGCGGACTTTTAAATCCTGAAATAGGAAAAAGATATATTCAATGCGTGATTGGTAAAGGTGGGAGCGCAGATCCAAATGAATTATTGCGCGATTTTCTAGGCCGCGAGCCAAACAGCGATGCTTTTTTTAAAGATTTAGGGTTATAG
- a CDS encoding VOC family protein → MLKISPKPNLQLIYVSDIKRSTDFYKKIFNSEPIFSSPRYVAFSAGGPAIFAIWTGGTTPDASVPRFSEIGIMLPSSEDVDRLFEEWQKNHDIKIVKEPYTEVFGRTFLVSDPDGHIIRVCPAG, encoded by the coding sequence ATGCTCAAGATATCACCAAAGCCAAACCTTCAGCTCATATATGTGTCTGATATCAAGCGCTCAACAGATTTTTATAAAAAAATTTTTAATTCTGAGCCGATATTTTCTAGCCCTCGTTACGTGGCATTCTCTGCAGGTGGCCCAGCTATATTTGCCATTTGGACTGGGGGAACAACACCAGATGCGTCAGTGCCCCGATTTTCTGAAATAGGAATTATGCTGCCATCAAGCGAAGATGTAGATCGTCTATTTGAGGAATGGCAAAAAAATCATGATATTAAAATTGTCAAAGAACCGTACACAGAAGTTTTTGGGCGTACTTTTCTCGTGAGCGATCCCGATGGCCACATTATTCGAGTGTGTCCTGCTGGTTAA
- the uvrB gene encoding excinuclease ABC subunit UvrB, with protein sequence MKSPFKLHSPFKPAGSQPEAIKQLIAARPGPKSDVPARSTLIGVTGSGKTFTIANVIANQNKPVLVLAPNKTLAAQLYEEFSVFFPENKVCYFVSYYDYYQPESYLPAQDIYIAKETKVNSEIERLRVEAAASLVNRNDTIVIASVSCIYSLGNPSDYRDLGFAIKIGQTMKRQDLIHQLLFIQYRRNEMDKSAGTFQVYGDTIEVNLPYQKEKLRIELWGDTIESMVWVDKHNNNVLMKLDNTIIFPAKHFVTTQEKKDAAVLSIQAELDEWAPKMKNPVYQERIKQRVSHDIEMIEELGYCSGIENYSSHFDGRLRGEKPYCLLDFFPKDFLLIVDESHVAIPQLRGMYAGDKSRKQALIDFGFRLPSASDNRPLKFEEIESYFNDTIFVSATPGDYELSHSSTVVEQLIRPTGLLDPVVEIHPRQDQMKHLIENIKKTKENGFRSLVMVMTKKLAEQLATYLEEQQIKVCYLHSELKTPQRSELLQKLRLGIFDCLVGVNLLREGIDLPEVALVAIMDADIESFLRDKRSLIQIMGRAARNTESKVVLYADKITESMKKALDEAKRRRSLQEAYNKEHNITPKTVKRDVVKSITNIQAAIAAASKGKKKKEVSPMTEKDILTRMVELETLMQAAADSFDFEKAIDLREEYLQLRAKLESNNQ encoded by the coding sequence ATGAAGAGCCCATTTAAACTACACTCACCATTCAAACCTGCTGGATCTCAGCCGGAAGCAATTAAGCAATTAATTGCCGCTCGGCCAGGCCCAAAAAGTGACGTTCCCGCTCGTTCAACCCTTATTGGGGTGACCGGATCGGGTAAAACGTTTACTATTGCAAACGTTATTGCAAACCAGAATAAGCCGGTGCTCGTGCTTGCGCCAAATAAAACGTTGGCGGCACAGCTTTATGAGGAGTTTTCGGTCTTCTTTCCAGAAAATAAAGTTTGTTATTTTGTCAGTTATTACGATTACTACCAACCAGAATCGTATTTACCTGCGCAAGATATTTATATCGCCAAAGAGACGAAGGTGAATAGTGAAATCGAACGTTTGCGCGTCGAAGCGGCAGCTTCGCTCGTGAATCGTAACGATACGATCGTTATTGCGTCGGTTTCGTGCATTTATTCTCTTGGTAATCCTTCAGATTATCGAGATTTAGGATTTGCCATTAAAATTGGGCAAACGATGAAGCGGCAAGATCTGATTCATCAATTGTTGTTTATTCAATATAGACGCAATGAGATGGATAAAAGTGCTGGTACTTTCCAAGTTTATGGCGATACGATCGAAGTTAATTTACCGTATCAAAAAGAAAAATTACGCATTGAGCTTTGGGGAGATACCATTGAATCGATGGTATGGGTTGATAAGCACAACAATAATGTGCTTATGAAGCTTGATAACACAATTATTTTCCCCGCTAAGCATTTCGTTACCACTCAAGAGAAAAAAGACGCGGCAGTTCTCAGTATTCAAGCGGAGCTTGATGAATGGGCGCCAAAAATGAAAAATCCCGTCTATCAAGAGCGAATTAAGCAGCGCGTATCTCATGATATCGAAATGATAGAAGAGCTTGGCTACTGCTCCGGCATTGAAAACTATTCGAGCCATTTTGATGGACGCCTTCGTGGTGAAAAGCCCTATTGCCTTTTAGATTTCTTTCCAAAAGATTTTTTACTCATCGTTGATGAATCGCACGTTGCGATCCCGCAATTGCGCGGCATGTATGCTGGCGACAAATCGAGAAAGCAAGCGCTCATCGATTTTGGTTTCCGTTTACCATCAGCATCCGATAACCGTCCGTTAAAATTTGAAGAAATTGAAAGCTATTTTAACGATACGATTTTTGTATCTGCGACGCCGGGTGATTATGAACTCTCGCATTCAAGCACGGTTGTAGAGCAACTTATTCGCCCAACTGGCTTACTTGATCCGGTAGTTGAAATTCATCCACGCCAAGATCAGATGAAGCATTTAATTGAGAATATTAAAAAAACAAAAGAAAATGGATTCCGGTCGCTCGTGATGGTGATGACCAAGAAGTTGGCAGAACAGCTGGCGACCTATCTTGAAGAACAGCAAATAAAAGTTTGTTATCTACACAGTGAACTCAAAACGCCTCAGCGAAGCGAACTTCTGCAAAAACTTCGCTTAGGAATTTTTGATTGTTTAGTTGGCGTTAACTTATTGCGTGAAGGTATCGATTTGCCGGAAGTTGCGCTTGTCGCGATCATGGATGCCGATATTGAAAGCTTCTTGCGGGATAAACGCTCATTGATTCAGATTATGGGGCGCGCTGCGCGAAATACTGAATCAAAAGTGGTTCTTTATGCAGATAAAATTACCGAATCTATGAAAAAAGCGCTCGATGAAGCGAAGCGGCGCCGTTCGTTACAAGAAGCTTATAATAAAGAACACAATATTACGCCAAAAACGGTAAAGCGGGATGTGGTAAAAAGCATCACCAATATTCAAGCAGCGATTGCGGCAGCTTCTAAAGGCAAAAAGAAAAAAGAGGTTTCACCAATGACTGAGAAAGATATTCTCACGCGCATGGTTGAACTTGAAACGCTCATGCAAGCAGCTGCCGATTCTTTTGATTTTGAAAAAGCAATCGATCTTCGCGAAGAATATCTACAGCTGCGCGCGAAATTAGAATCTAACAACCAGTAA
- a CDS encoding ankyrin repeat domain-containing protein: protein MKKVILWSLISISACASQIDYWRTVPCEQLKKHLEHELEKPYDTSRDFPVLTFVQCPELLQIILQKIIDKNNPIHQGVLKRALRHAIMIDQIESARLLLEFGVSAVSRSGDPMNYVRSEEMVDLLVEFGGHVNRTEDYSTPLYWALDGRFLSAVKGLLHHGADKSAVSRKFKTISLNQWLDQEEGKAQAFRDDEYLNFILHVRVIASL from the coding sequence ATGAAGAAAGTTATTCTTTGGAGCTTGATAAGTATTTCTGCATGTGCATCGCAGATCGATTATTGGCGAACGGTTCCTTGCGAGCAGTTGAAAAAGCATCTAGAGCATGAGCTTGAAAAGCCATATGATACAAGTCGTGATTTTCCGGTACTTACTTTTGTGCAATGCCCAGAATTACTTCAAATCATACTTCAAAAAATTATTGATAAAAATAATCCAATTCATCAGGGAGTCTTAAAACGAGCTTTGCGGCATGCAATAATGATAGATCAGATAGAGAGCGCCCGCTTGCTATTAGAATTTGGCGTCAGTGCCGTTTCTCGGAGTGGCGATCCAATGAACTATGTTCGCTCAGAGGAGATGGTGGATCTTCTTGTAGAATTTGGGGGCCATGTTAATCGCACTGAGGATTATTCAACACCGCTCTATTGGGCACTTGATGGCAGATTTTTAAGTGCGGTAAAAGGACTTTTACATCACGGTGCCGATAAAAGCGCCGTATCTCGAAAATTTAAAACTATTTCGCTCAACCAATGGCTTGATCAGGAAGAGGGTAAAGCCCAAGCTTTTCGAGATGACGAATATTTGAATTTTATTTTACACGTACGTGTAATAGCCTCTTTATGA
- the tyrS gene encoding tyrosine--tRNA ligase: MKQATIDNQFELLAMGTVQIVSPEDLKKKLMRGVPLKIKLGCDPTAPDLHLGHAVVLSKMKQFQEFGHQVIFLIGDFTARIGDPTGKSKTRPPLSDEEIAHNTATYFAQVGKILDPDKTIIRFNSEWLAELSIKDFVKLCAKSTLARLIEREDFSNRLKSHEPIGFHELLYPLMQGYDSVALEADVELGGTDQTFNLLMGRFLQEHYRQEPQVIITTPLLEGLDGVQKMSKSLGNYIGLTEPADKAYGKLMSISDKLMWRYMELLLHTPAATISMWQERVAGGSTHPMELKKQMAHDVVSRFWSPEEAKKAQEQFEALFQQKDYSQATPVSLAPHLANPLWIVDLLKALDAVSSSSDARRLIEAGAVKINDEAITDFKAQISWKSGMNIKVGKHRIFKIQ, from the coding sequence ATGAAGCAAGCGACGATCGATAATCAATTTGAACTTCTTGCAATGGGCACCGTGCAAATTGTTTCACCTGAAGATCTTAAAAAAAAATTAATGCGTGGTGTTCCGCTGAAAATTAAATTGGGGTGCGACCCCACAGCTCCCGATCTTCATTTAGGGCACGCAGTCGTGCTTTCAAAAATGAAACAGTTTCAGGAATTTGGGCATCAAGTTATTTTTTTGATTGGCGATTTTACTGCGCGCATAGGCGATCCGACAGGTAAATCAAAAACACGGCCACCACTTTCTGATGAAGAGATTGCGCATAACACTGCAACCTATTTTGCGCAAGTTGGAAAGATATTGGATCCTGATAAAACGATCATTCGTTTTAATTCTGAATGGCTTGCAGAGCTTTCTATTAAAGATTTTGTAAAATTATGTGCAAAATCGACCCTTGCTCGTTTAATAGAGCGTGAAGATTTTTCAAATCGTTTAAAAAGCCATGAACCGATTGGTTTTCATGAACTGCTTTATCCGCTCATGCAAGGATATGATTCTGTCGCATTGGAAGCGGATGTAGAGCTTGGCGGAACCGATCAAACATTCAATTTGCTCATGGGCCGTTTTTTGCAAGAACATTATCGCCAAGAGCCACAGGTAATTATAACAACGCCGTTGCTTGAAGGACTTGATGGCGTGCAGAAAATGTCTAAATCGCTGGGCAATTATATTGGTCTCACCGAGCCTGCAGATAAAGCGTACGGAAAATTAATGTCGATTTCAGATAAGTTAATGTGGCGCTACATGGAGCTTCTTCTTCATACGCCTGCTGCAACAATTAGCATGTGGCAAGAACGCGTTGCGGGCGGCTCAACTCATCCAATGGAACTAAAAAAACAAATGGCTCACGATGTTGTTTCACGTTTTTGGTCTCCAGAGGAAGCGAAGAAAGCACAAGAACAATTCGAAGCGCTTTTTCAGCAAAAAGATTATTCGCAAGCAACACCAGTTTCGTTGGCACCACATTTAGCAAATCCTCTTTGGATTGTTGATTTGCTCAAAGCGTTGGATGCAGTAAGTTCATCGTCCGATGCAAGAAGATTGATTGAAGCAGGGGCAGTAAAAATTAACGATGAAGCAATCACAGATTTTAAAGCTCAGATTTCTTGGAAGTCTGGGATGAACATTAAAGTTGGAAAGCATCGTATTTTCAAAATCCAATAA
- a CDS encoding tetratricopeptide repeat protein yields MKQTKKTVQQQAKPQPAHEEFFKPSAITRLQFALSLLAITVLPFLFYYPSLHYDFQFDDIINIQRYYNIRHHGFSDFFLAYARWISGWINSIHYKIGKFDPFSYRLFNVAAHTFTGVVVFFFIFYALSLITRRNFFTENRLGIAFCTAALFVLHPVQTQTVSYVIQGQLEGLATLFTVAICLIFLSLTQAKRFLAKAFLFMFLLTLGLLSSGTKEIAIVSPLLTLLCDWFFIAQGNWQSLKSRLWIHVSLMTVVWGMYLYYLKPSFFTNAIGLQMQARNNIGNILTQNQSDPIKPLHFFISQFKVITHYIVMFVWPFDISVEYDWKLVSSFFAPDCILFFLLLSGCAFAIGRLLYRDRTSIIGFAALWFAIAIAPRSSIIPSSELLVDYKTYLASFGVLFLLACALVKLNQILLDALEKKSPKFAHPAINYLFALLLCLPLGYMTTERNKVWRSGEDFWTNIIKNAPMKARAYNNLGVAISEQGRMAESIPLYKKAIDMDRNYPDPWNNLAVAYSATNKIDLAIETMKQALNIHRNYPEGYNNLASFFIAKKDYENAEKMLQIALQLRSYYGKAYFNYGKMYMDQGKYDLALQSFKDACTKGDLDNVAGFTVLATMAMAMQKYQEAILAYQKLLEFDPTSYDHTFNLAYAYTMNQQYPEAIQIYRFLVNRNLNDGRSWYNMAECYVRTKDLQSALDSFQMAKRLNFQMANLELRIAACLHDLGKQHEARDILASYVQKPDVPDDLKNSARAILTELDRRLQPPSQTAAS; encoded by the coding sequence ATGAAGCAAACAAAAAAAACAGTTCAACAGCAGGCAAAGCCTCAACCGGCGCACGAGGAATTTTTTAAGCCTTCAGCGATAACGCGACTTCAATTTGCTCTCTCTCTTTTAGCAATTACCGTCTTACCTTTTCTCTTTTATTACCCGTCTCTCCATTACGATTTCCAATTTGATGATATTATTAACATACAGCGTTATTACAATATTCGGCATCATGGATTTTCCGATTTCTTTCTTGCGTATGCTCGATGGATTAGCGGATGGATCAATTCAATTCATTATAAAATTGGAAAATTTGATCCATTTAGCTATAGACTTTTTAATGTTGCTGCACACACCTTCACCGGTGTCGTTGTTTTCTTTTTTATATTTTATGCTCTTTCTTTAATTACGCGTCGCAACTTTTTTACCGAAAACAGGCTTGGGATCGCTTTTTGCACTGCAGCTCTATTCGTGTTGCATCCCGTGCAAACGCAAACAGTTTCGTATGTTATTCAAGGACAACTTGAAGGGCTTGCGACACTATTTACCGTTGCGATTTGCCTTATCTTCTTGTCACTTACTCAAGCAAAAAGATTTTTGGCAAAAGCATTTCTTTTTATGTTCCTCTTAACGCTCGGCCTTTTATCATCCGGCACAAAGGAAATTGCTATTGTTTCTCCCTTATTGACACTTCTTTGCGATTGGTTTTTTATCGCACAGGGCAATTGGCAATCGCTTAAATCAAGACTTTGGATTCACGTATCGCTTATGACGGTTGTTTGGGGAATGTATCTTTATTATCTCAAGCCAAGTTTTTTTACGAATGCCATAGGCTTGCAAATGCAAGCGCGTAATAATATCGGGAATATACTTACACAAAACCAATCAGATCCTATTAAACCCCTCCATTTTTTTATTTCGCAATTTAAAGTTATCACTCACTATATTGTTATGTTCGTTTGGCCGTTTGATATCAGTGTTGAATACGATTGGAAATTAGTCTCAAGTTTTTTTGCACCCGATTGCATTCTATTTTTTCTTCTGCTTTCGGGTTGTGCATTCGCTATTGGTCGTTTGCTTTATCGAGATAGAACATCGATTATTGGATTTGCAGCTTTATGGTTTGCGATCGCTATCGCCCCTCGCTCATCAATAATACCCTCTTCGGAATTGCTCGTGGATTATAAAACCTATCTTGCATCTTTTGGGGTGCTTTTTTTACTCGCATGCGCACTCGTTAAACTAAATCAAATCCTTTTAGATGCGCTTGAAAAAAAATCACCGAAGTTTGCTCATCCTGCAATCAATTATCTTTTTGCTTTGCTTCTCTGCCTTCCATTGGGATACATGACAACCGAAAGAAATAAAGTTTGGAGATCCGGCGAAGATTTTTGGACAAACATTATCAAAAATGCTCCCATGAAAGCGCGCGCTTATAATAATTTAGGCGTAGCAATTTCTGAACAAGGGCGCATGGCCGAATCTATTCCTCTTTATAAAAAAGCGATCGATATGGATCGCAATTATCCAGATCCTTGGAATAATTTGGCGGTTGCTTATTCTGCGACTAATAAAATCGACCTGGCAATTGAGACGATGAAGCAAGCCCTCAATATTCACCGCAATTATCCTGAGGGATACAATAATCTCGCTTCATTCTTTATCGCAAAAAAAGATTATGAAAATGCTGAAAAGATGCTACAAATTGCATTACAGCTTCGTTCATATTATGGAAAGGCCTATTTCAATTACGGAAAAATGTATATGGACCAAGGAAAGTATGACCTCGCACTCCAATCATTTAAAGACGCTTGCACCAAAGGAGATCTTGATAATGTAGCCGGATTCACCGTACTTGCAACCATGGCAATGGCAATGCAAAAATACCAAGAGGCCATTCTTGCCTATCAAAAATTACTCGAATTTGACCCAACCTCCTACGATCACACCTTCAATTTGGCCTATGCATACACCATGAATCAACAATATCCTGAAGCGATACAAATTTATCGTTTCTTAGTAAATCGAAACTTAAACGATGGAAGATCTTGGTACAATATGGCTGAATGCTATGTTCGCACAAAAGATTTACAAAGCGCGCTTGACTCATTCCAAATGGCAAAGCGCCTCAACTTTCAAATGGCAAACCTCGAGCTTCGCATCGCAGCATGTTTGCACGATTTAGGAAAACAGCACGAGGCGAGAGACATTCTTGCATCTTACGTGCAAAAACCCGATGTGCCTGACGATTTGAAAAATTCTGCGCGTGCGATTTTAACTGAATTGGATAGAAGATTGCAACCACCTAGCCAAACTGCAGCTTCCTAA